The following DNA comes from Hordeum vulgare subsp. vulgare chromosome 3H, MorexV3_pseudomolecules_assembly, whole genome shotgun sequence.
AGAATCAGATCGCATCTgcgtcacgcgttcgttccttttgctgctgctgtcgccggcgactccgtcccgtttaccgcgtacacggtcgacgggagagcatgcctccgaaaccccgcctctccggttcctgtacgggagaggggcgattaggtttttggggagtgatcacgcgactgctcgcctccgtccgtctgcttcgtctacgtccgcgtcgccctcgtcatcgccatgtcttcaccaagcgaagctgaccgtctcgtccgcgagaaggccgaagccgagaagaaggcggcagaggatgttgccgccgccaccgctgctgctacggtcaattggccgatcggagggtatgatatgtttatctctctcttgtttctgtctgcactagtagtactgcctatatgcgtagatgtttctgctagatgcgtagtacttgctagtatactccgtgatcagtatgtcaagaacctagtcaatgccatgttagtaattatttcatggattaatctactaGAAAAATTGTCTATTTACTCAACAGTATTTATAGTACTTGCCTCACAGAAAAATGTATTTATGAACTAAGCGAAATGGCATGCTCGAGCATACATtggtacatatatacatgtgtgaTCGATGATGCATCGTCCTTCATACTTCATAGTCACCAAGAGTGCATGATCGATGATACGTCAACTTTCTAGTAGTTAATACAAGAGTGCATATACAACGGAAAAGACGTATATATTGTGAACAATAATACACCATGAAACAAGACAATAATGGAAAGGTCATAACCGTATAATTAAGTAGCTAGAGTGCTGCCGCCTATACATGGCATATAGTACGTGCCTAGATCAATGGCGGCCGTGCTTCTTGGCGTCTTTCTTCTTGTGGTGCTCGTGGAAGGCGAAGCCGACGCTGCCAACAGCGACCGTGGCGGCGATCTCCTCCTTGATCCTGTGTGACCGGGCATTCTCCGGGTCCTTCTTCACCTTATGCTTCTCGTGCTGCAGTAGCAACAAAAGTTCAAGACATTAAGTAACCAAAGTAGAGCTACAAATTATGA
Coding sequences within:
- the LOC123441067 gene encoding abscisic stress-ripening protein 3-like: MGRHSNTSSSSSKTDAGGEQHRKEEKHHKHMEQLAQLGAVAAGAYALHEKHKVKKDPENARSHRIKEEIAATVAVGSVGFAFHEHHKKKDAKKHGRH